GAAGTTAAAGACTAACTGAAGTAGGGCTAGGGAAGAGCTCGTCTTGAAGTCGAGGAGCATCATTGCCGATGAGAATATGGCTACCTCGATGGTAGCGTACTTGTACCCTCCAAGTATCAGGGGAATTGAGAAGCTCATAAAGCAGAATATAAACGTCATTAGAGATGACAATAGTATTGAGGGGAATAGAAGGGGTAGTGTAACCTTTCTGAATAGGGTAAACCCTTTAGCTCCAAGGCTTAACGCCGCTTCTTCATAGTGCGGATTAATCCTCTCCCAAGCTGAAGAGACTATCCTAACCACTACTGGGTAATTATAAAAGATGTGGGCGAGCACTATGGCCTTCCAAGAGTAAAGGATATTAAGCCATGAAAAAGGTCCCTGCTTCCCAAAGAGAATTATAAACCCCAGGGCCACCATCACACTTGGCATAACGAATGGAACCGTTATGATAGCCTTCAAGGTCCTCTTCCCTGGGAAGTCATAATGAGATAGCACGTAAGCTCCAGGAAAGCTAACGATCAAAGTTAAGACTGTAGATAAAACAGCTTGCCCAAACGTGAAGGAGATAACCCTTCTATAGTATGAATCCCTAAGCACAGCAAGAAGACCCTGAAAGCTTAGTCCAAGGGAAAGGATCCTCAGAAATGGAATGTAGAATAGGGTAAAGAGAAGCAGAAACGAGGAGAAAGCTAGAATTGTGAAAATGCTAACCCTTACCCTCATCACACTTTGTCCCATAATTTTCCTTTTCAATTTTTCTAATCCTTGCAGCTGAAAACTTAAACTCTGGAGTTCCGGCCTTGTTAAGCGCATCGTTTGTCAGCAGATTGGCATCAAAGTGAAAGGGTATTGCTATGACGCCCTTTTGGATTTTCGCTATCTTTGCTTTTAGCCTTAAGCTTCCCCTTCTCGTCTCCACGATAACGTAGTCACCATCCTCAATTCCATACTCCCGAGCATCCTCCCTGCTTATAAAGACAACTGACTCTCCAGACATCTTAGCTAAGGAAGGACTTCTCCTCGTCATCTCTCCCGTGTTGTAGTGATTTATCAGCCTGACGGTTGTAAGTATAAGTGGATACTCTCCGTTTGGTTCCTCCCAGGGCATGATCTGTTCAACAGCTACGAACCGGGCCTTTCCATCGTGTGTATTAAACGAATCAACGTATAGCCTTGGAGCAGGAATTATAATTCCCCTTGCTTTAAGTTCCTCGATGCTTCTATTCCTAAGCGCTGGAAAGAGTTTAAAGTACTCCCTCGTTATATCCTCAACTTTTGAATAGTCAAAACCCTTAAGGCCTAAGGCCCTTGCAAGCATTACAAGGATTTCCCAGTCAGGCTTACTTTCTCCAGGAGGATCGCAGACCTTAAAACTCCACTGGATCCTTCTCTCGCTGTTCATATAGGAACCTTCCTTCTCACAGAAGGCCGCTGCGGGAAGGATGTAGTGTGCGAAGCGCGCTGTTTTCGTTAGGAACAGATCCTGAACAACGAGAAGGTCAAGCTTAGTTAAAGCTTTTCTAACCTTCAGCGCGTTAGCATCGCTCACCGCTGGATTCTCACCAACGATGTAGAGGGCCTTTAAGTCACCTTTAAGTATAGCATCCCAGTACTCAGTTAAATAAAATCCCCTTTCGGTGGGAAGATCCTCCACTCCCCACATCTTAGCAACTTTTCTCCTAAATTTAGAATCGCTTAAGGGAATGTAACCGGGAAGAAATTCACTCAATGTTCCCATGTACGCAGCGCCTTGAACATTGTTCTGCCCTCTCATTGGGTACAATCCTCCCTTCTCACCGAAATATCCTAAAAGAAGGGCAATATCTACCAAAGCCAAGACATTTTCAACGCCGGAAATTTGCTGAGTTATTCCCATTCCCCACATTATCGCGCCGCTTCCAGCTTTAGCAAAAACTTCAGCAACTTCCCTTATGAGCTCAGCTGGAACGCCGGTAACCTTTTCAGCGTACTCAGGTGTGTACTTTTTCACCCCCATCCTTATCTCTGAGAATCCAGTAGTTCTGCTCTCTACAAACTCTTTATTGTAGAGGTTGCCCTCTATTATAACGTTCATAATAGCATTTGCGAGCGTTATATCTGTTCCCGGTTTTATAACGAGCCTGTAATCAGCAAATCTCATTGTGAGCGTTTCCCTAATGTCAATGACTATTATCTTGCCTCCCCTTCTTTTCGCGCCGAGTATGTATTGCATGACAACTGGATGGGTCTCTGCTGGATTGTAACCCCAGATCATTATAGCACCAAATCTCTCTAGATCTGAGTATGGGTTCGTCTGAACGCCATCTCCTAAGGTAAGTTTAAGGGCATGGACGCTTGATTCGTGACAGAGTCTAGCACAGTTGTCAACATTATTCGTCCCAAGAAGTCTCGCAATTTTCTGTATTAGGTAATTTTCCTCATTAGTAACCTTCGATGAGGCAATAAATGCTATTGATCCTGGGCCATAATCCTCGATGATCTCCTTCAGTTTAGTTGATATTTCGGAGATCGCTTTTTCCCATGAAATTCTTCTAAAGCTTTCCCCTTCTTTTTTTAAAGGATGCTTTAGTCTATCCTTTGAGAATACATGCTCCAAAGCATACAATCCCTTAGGGCAAAGCTTTCCCCTGTTGGGTTCTCCAGGATAAGGCTTTACCCTCCTACTTTTCGGGTCAATTAATAGGTTGCAACCAAAGCCACAGTATGGGCATACAACCCTAACTCCCATTCCGATCCCATTGAGCATATAAATGTTAAAAATAAAAATATTATTCGCAAGTAATTTACATAAATATGACCAAAAATGGGGAACCTAGATTACCTTCCTTAAGAAGTACTCATGGATTCTAGTGTCATTGGTAAGTTCTGGATGAAACTCCAGGCCGATTATGTTTTCCTGCTCAACCCCCACTACCCTATCCTCCAGCCAAGCTAGGGGTTTAACTTTCTCCGACAATAACTCAACTATCCTGGGGGCCCTAATGAATACCCCAATGAAAGGTTCATCGTCAAATGCTAACTTCACAGGAGCTTCAAAGCTGTCAACTTGCCTTCCGTAGGCGTTCCTATTTACCTTAACATCCAGAACCTCTAAGAACTTCTGCTCAGGAGTTGCCCCTAGGACTTCCTTTGCAAGCATTATTAATCCTGCACAAGTCCCCATCACCGGTAAACCATCCTCAACCATCTTTTTAATGGGCTCAAAAAGCCCCGTCCTTTGCATGAGCCTTGATATTGTTGTGCTCTCCCCTCCAGGGATTATTACCGCATCAACACCCTTAAGCTGCTCAGGCCTCTTGAGCCAGATCACTTCCCCAGGAAGCTCGAGCTTCTCGATGGCCATTTTAGTAGCTTCAATGTGCTCGCTAACATCTCCTTGCAATCCTACAACTCCAACCTTCATGGAAAAACCTCCAAAAAGAGGAAAGAAATCAGATACCTCTCTCCTCCATTCTAACCTGTAATTCCTCTATAGCTTGACCCCTCATAGGTTCTCCTATTTCCCTGCTTATTTCAGCAAGTACATCTGGTTCATCCCAGTGGTTAACGGCTTCAACTATTGCCCTCGCCATCTTTGGAGGATTGGAACTCTTGAAGATTCCAGAACCTACAAATACTCCATCCATTCCCATGGCCATCATTAGAGCTGCATCCGCTGGCGTAGCGACTCCACCAGCGGCGAAGTTGACAACTGGTAACCTTCCAAGCTTCTTTATCTCTAGGAGTATTTTGTATATATCCTCGACTATCTCTCTGTACGTGAAGCCCTCGTAAATCGGCTCGTTCTCAAGAACCCTCTTTGGTAAACCGCTTATCTCCTTAACGCTGAATGCTAGTCTTAGGTAAGGTTCAGCGAACTTCTCCGCAACTCCGTAGATTTCTTCATCTGTCATCCTCTGAATTAGTCTTATGTTCTCGTTAACTAACCTGACGTGCCTTACCGCTTCAATTATGTTTCCGGTTCCTGCTTCGCCCTTAGTTCTTATCATTGCGGCTCCTTCCCATATCCTCCTCACGGCCTCTCCAAGGTTCCTTGCACCACAGACAAAGGGAGCAGTGAACTTCTTCTTGTAAATGTGGAAGAACGGATCTGCTGGGGTAAGAACCTCGCTTTCATCTATCATGTCAACTCCTAGGGCTTCTAGGATCCTTGCCTCGGCCTCATGTCCGATTCTACACTTGGCCATTACCGGAATCGTCACGGCATCCATTATCTCTTGGATCTTCTCAACAGGGGCCATTCTCGCAACGCCACCGGCCTTCCTTATGTCTGCAGGAACCTTGTGAAGGGCCATTACTGCAACTGCACCAGCCTCTTCAGCTATTCTAGCTTGTTCCGCGTTGGTTACATCCATTATAACTCCGCCTTTTACCATCTTTGCGAAACCCCTCTTCAGCCTCTCAGTTCCCTTTTCCATAATTATTTTCAACTTGTCCATATCAAGCCACCTCCTTACGATTTATATCAAGTTAAGTCTTTATATAAAGTTTTTCCTTGATTTATTACTTCCATTCCCTGACCAGCCTCTCTATTTCCTTTTTCACCCTCTCTCGATCCTTTTTATCAACAACCAGAAATACATCCTGAACTGAACCCTCACTTTTTGCTATGAGCTTTAATCCAGTCAAAGTCTCCCTGGAAACTTTTATTTCAAATCCCCTAGAATCAGATGGATAGATCCTTCCTGGGATGACCTTCTTAACCTCAGGAATCTTCGCTATCTCCTCTAATGGTTTCTCAAGACCCTTCAAGAAGTGATGTTCCCTCTTTACTCCCTTTTTGAAGTGCTTAGGCATGTTTTAATAATGAGAAAAAAGGGTTAAGACTTTAACTTTTTTAGTATTTCCTGAGCAGCTTTCCTGCCACTAAGGAACATTCCACCAAAGATGGGCCCCATCCTTGGGGCCCCGGCAATTGCATTCGCGGCCATTCCAGTTACATACAGGCCGGGAAATACTTCCCTTGTATTCTTTACCGTTAGTTTTTCACCTTGCTCGGCCCACATTGCTCCTTCTCCAGGGATTTCCTTAAGTAATCCCCTTTTTACAAGGAACTGTGCTACTTGAGCTCCGTGACCAGTTGAATCTATTACGTACTTAGCCTCAATCGTCAACGGGTCAACGTGAAGCCCCGCCATTAACACAGGAGTCCAGTTTATCACTATTCCAGAAACCCTATTGTCTTTAATGACTAGGTCTTCAACCTCTATCATATTAAATATCTTAACCCCTGATTTCACAACCTTGCTAGCTATTGTAGTCGCAACCTCAATGGCATCGGCAACGTAATAACCTTTTTCAAACTCCTCATACCTTATTCCAAACTCATCTAAAATTTCTCTGGCCTCGTCTTGAACGACAACCTTATTGAAGCCCATTCCTCCACCCCAGATTCCTCCACCAATTGATAACTTTTTCTCGAATATTGCAACTTTTGCCCCTCCTTTAGCTAGGTAATAGGCTGCAACCATCCCAGAGGGCCCCGCACCCACTATTGCTACATCTAGTTCTAGATTGTTCAGAAGATCCCTGTAGTAACTCTCAACTATCGCCCTCGTTATCGTAACTTCCCTCAGCATCTTCCCCACCGCCTAAAACTTCATTTTTAATATTAAAAACTTTGTTATAGGATTATTTTCGGCACCCCTAGCATCGAAAGGATGTTTCCAACTTCCTCAGGATTATTCGTTGAAAACGAAACTGTTATTCCCTTCCTTCTCTTAAGTAAGATACATCCCTTTGCAGGTACGGTGAAGTGAAGTATCGCCCCTCTTGACTGGCAGGACATCCAATGCTTCCCTATTGAGTATCCCTCTATTTCCTCTATCCTAACTGTCTTCCTTAGGAGAATACCTAACCTCCCCCTGATCCTTATGCTTTCCTCGTCGATGGTGATTTTAATTGCAGAAGCATCCATTAGAATAATGGAAACTACCAAGGCTTCAATTCCAAGTATTTTCAATGCTTCAGGTTGATTTCTTAAAGCTATCATGAGGACTAAGATCGGTAAGAGGACTATCCCAAGGATTAAATTCAAAAGTCTGCTACTTACAACTTCCTCGTACAGCATGCTCAAAGTTGGGGGCAAAGTTTTAAATAAATTATTTTATTCATCCATATGGATTAACTTCCACCCAAGTTGAATGGAACGCTGATCCCTTGCCATATTTTTCTACTTTCTCATCTGTCGTTAAGAAGTTTGCATTCCAACCAAGTAACTTGGGCCAAAAAGCTTTGTATAGGATAACAACTCCTTTTGGAACATCTTCAGTTATCTTAACTTTAGTTATAACTCTACCATTTTCATTGAAAACACCGACTTTATCCCCATCCTTAATGCCTCTAACCTTTGCATCTTCTGGATTCATGTATAAGTTTGGATCTATAATCCCATGGGTGGTATGATATTGGCTCGTTATCGTCATCCTGTGGGTAGGAGTTAGCAACCTCAACGGGTACTTGCCCTTGAACTTCTTGTACTCTGGAAATGGTCCTAGGCCCCTGGAAACAGCTCTTTGAGAGTAGAACTCTATCTTTCCGCTAGGGGTTTTCCAATTCCTTGGTCCTTCTGGCACCTTTATAAAACCTCTTCTCTTAAGCTCTTCAAAACTTATTCCATTGGCCTCTAAAACCTTCCTAATCACGTCTTCATCGCTTTCATATAGATAGGGGACCCTAATACCCAGGGACTTGGCTATAAGCCTAGTCACCTCACTGTTACTCTTTCCTGGGCCCTTAGCGACGGGTTCATTCAATAGAACGTATCTGTGATAGTAAGAGTCAACTATATCTAGTCTTTCGAAAAAGGTGTTAGCTGGAAGAACTACGTCTGAAAATAGAGCGGTATCCGTAAGGAATATGTCATGGGTAACAACAAAAACGTCACTCTTCTTTAAGGCTCTTCTAAGCCTGTTCTGATTAGGATAGCTAGCTAAGGGGTTTGAATTATAAATGTAGAGGAATTTGATATCATCGCTCTCTATTACCTTGGTAAGCTCCATTTGTGGGATCTTATTCTCAGGTTTTGTTCTCAGGAATTTCCCCTCGGCATAGCTTTTATCTATCGTCTTCATGTCATATATAAAGCCGAACTTATGACCAACCAACACTGGTAAGATCGCCACTGCCCTTACAGCTTCTCCACCAGCTAGGGATCTTTGAAAGCCATAACCTATGTGAATTATCCCCCTCTTCTCAGTAAATTCCCTTGCAAATTCTTTAATCCTCTCTGGTTTAATACCTGTCTCTTGGCTTACATAATTAAGTGATAGTCTAGTTACATAATTCTTGAATTCTTCAAACCCATAGACATTCTTAGTTACAAAGTCCTTGTCATAAAGCTCCTCTTCAATTATAACCTTTGCAACTCCTAATGCAAATAGTACATCTGTGTCAGGCCTTATTTGGAAGAATTTATCGCTCCTCTTAGCGGTTTCAGTTCTCACAACATCTACCGTCCAAATTTCTACATTACCCTTCTTTGCCAGCATGAAGCCATGAAGATTCGTCCAGAAGGCATTTATCCCCCAGTAGACGAGGAGTTTATGCTCCTTAATCTTTTCAGGATCCATCCCAACTGCAGTCCCATAGATATCTTTTAGAGCCTCCTGTCCAGCTCTGTCGCATATACCACTATCTATAGTGCTAGCATTAAGATAGTGGAAGAGACGCATCGGGAAGTAATAGTTGACAATTCCTCTGTCTCCAGCGTACTTATAAACTAGAATGCTTTCGCTCCCGTACTCTTTTATAGTCTCCTGAAGCTTTTCTTTAATTAAGGTGAGGGCTTCTCCCCAAGAAACTTCCTTAAAATCCTCATCTCCCCTCTTACCTTCCCTGACGAGAGGAGATTTTAGCCTTTCATTGGAGTGAAACCACCTAGGTAACAGAGCCCCCTTGGGACACAGGAAACCTTGAGTTATTGGATGATCGGGGTTTCCCCTCACTATTAACTTCCCATTTTTAATCTCGCTCATTATTGAACAGGTATCATAACAATCCCTCATGCACGCGGAGAACATGTATTTCACCTTTCAACTTTATATTTTACAACGTACCTCCCCTTTTCAAAATCTTCCTCGCTTTCCAAGATCTCAACTGGTTTTATTTTTAATCCGAAATCCAAGGCATCCCAGGATATATCCTCGAAGTAATCGTAAAGGCCACAGGTTTTGCAGAAGCTACCCGTAAATTCTATTATCACTTCATCATCTGAAAAGCGTAATATCTTTGCCTGGGCCTCACTCCCATGAAGTCTGTTAAATTCCTTGATAACTCTCTCAAGCTTTTCCATTTTTAATCTCCTCCTAAATAGTCAAGAGTCTCATCAACGAACTCCTCAAAAGCTTCCTCGCTAACTTCTTCGAGCTTAAATGAGAAAGATTCTCCTAAGTACCACCTTATGGCTACTTTTCCTTTATTAGTTTCGGCCACAACTAAGCCGAAAGGCATATCTCCGACCCAGTAGTGCCTATAAAAGTTTACTTTGAAGCCATTTTCTCGGAGCTTTTCAAGAATAAAGGCTAAGGCCTCTTCAGGCCCTCCCTTAACCTTTGCGAATCCTATAACACTCATTCTCCCCACCTTCGGTTTAATTAGTTATACATTATGATTTGATATTCGAACCTTTATAGATTTTTCTCAGCTCTTTGATTGCATATTTTTCACCAGTTAGACTATCAACTATGAACTCATTCCCGATCCAAAACACCTTATATACCTTTTCTTTTCTTACTATTTCAACTCGAGGTAACCACCAGGATATTATCCTAGAGTTACCCCAAATTATAGCGCTTTCAATAGCTTTTTTTCTGGCTTCCTCCTCATCAACTAAGAACTCCATAATGGTATTCTTAGGAACGTCCCATTCCTCTATTTCGATGAGCCTATCTCCCCTTTCAACTCCCAGCCTATAAGCATCTACGTATGCAAAATAATCAATAACCCTATCTCTCATTCCTAGGCGTTTATAAAACAACCTAAGCTGGAATATCCAATATGGATAAAGTATAAACTTTGCAGAGCTTTCCTCACTTAGTTTAAATACTGGTTTCATAACTTTGACAATCATATAGTTTTCACCCCCTAATTTATGATATTTTTTTCATATAAATACCCCCTAAATCTTTATATACTATAAGTCGAATATTTACATTTTGAAATTTATTGGAGGTGACTTAGATGGGTTTTAGTGGAGCAGCTTGGGCCACGCTGCTAGTTCCAACGATTCTTGCTTTTGTAGTAATGATAGTTTATGGGTTTTGGGACAAAATTACGGGGAAGGAGTACTATGTAGATGAGGATATTTTAGCATATGATGAAGAGCTTACCAAGGAGGGTAGAGCATGAATCTAGGGATTCTTCTTGGCTTTTTGATTTACCTAGTTCTATTAGCCTACATTGGTTGGTGGGCCAATAGATACACTAAAACAGAGGAGCAATACTTCATAGGCGGAAGGAAAGTTCACGTTCTAGCAGCAACCCTTTCAGATAAGGCCAGCGACTTCTCAGGATGGCTCATGTTAGGTTATCCTGGAACGGCATTTAAAACAGGATTAGGAGCTTTTTGGGCCGCCATAGGATGTCTCTTCGGAACTCTAGCAGATTATCTCCTCATAGGACCTAGACTAAGGATATATGCCGGAAAGTTTAGATCCATAACACTTCCAGACTATTTAGAGGCAAGATTAAAGGATAATACAAAGTTAATAAGGATTCTAAGCGCTGCTATAATTCTGATCTTCATGACGGCCTACGTAGCTGCTCAGTTTGCTGCTGGAGGAAAGACTTTCTCAGAGGCCTTTGGAGTTAGCGTGACAACCGGAATACTGATAACAGTGATAATCCTAACGGCATATGTTATTACTGGAGGTTTCTTTGCAGTCGTATGGACTGATGTAGTTCAGGCTATGTTCATGCTCTTAACCTTAATTATAATGCCAATTTTAGCCCTTGCGGAGATTGGAGGTCTAGATAAAGCAACTCAAATAATTGGCTCAGTTAATCCAGCTAAACTCCACCCCTTTGGAGGAGCGACGGGTCTAGCAGCTATAGTTTTTGCCATAGGTTACGCTTCATGGATCGTTGGTTACCTTGGACAGCCTCATATAGTAACGAGATATATGAGCGTTGAGGATCCCAGGAAATTAAGGAGACCTGGAATATTCATCAGCGGAATATGGACAACTATAGTTCTATGGGGAGCATTCTTCGCAGGATTCCTAGGATTTGCACTAGCTATAAATGGAAGTATAAAAATTGATGACCCAGAGAAGATAGTCCCAGCAATGGCCGTTCACTTCTTACCTAGCTGGATAGCGGGGTTTGTAATAGCGGGAATAATTTCGGCCGTCATGAGTACGGCAGATTCTCAACTTTTAGTAGCATCTTCAGCAATTGCAAGAGATATATACCACAAGGTTCTAGGACAAGAGCTTGGAAAGAAACAGATGGTTAATATTTCAAGAGTTGTCGTTGCAATAGTTTCATTAATTGCAATGTGGTTCGCAATAAGCGGTCCAAAGGTTATTTATCAAATGGTGGCAACAGCCTGGGGAGGATTGGCCGTAGGGTTTGGGCCCATATTGACACTAAGTCTATGGTGGAAGCGTGTTACCAAGGAGGCAGGGATAATAGGAATGGGATATGGGCTGATCAGCGAAGTTCTCCTGGAGGCAAAGATCTATGGATGGGCATTCAATCCAAACGCTCCAGGATTCTTTGGAACTTTAGGAAAATGGTTCAACGGAGTTCCAGTATTCTTCATAAACTTCTTCATAACCTTGCTGGTGATAATAATAGTAAGCCTACTAACGAAGCCTCCTGAAGATGTTGTTAAACTGCATAAGGAGCTCTTTAAAAAAGTTCCGATAGAAAAGAGTGAGAAAATAAAGGTTGCAAGGGCAAAGAGCCAAGCTGAAAACGTCTTTGATTTTGCAATTGCTTCCGGCCTTCTTTAACCTTTTTTTGCTAACCTAATGTTTTATAAATTATGACTTTACATAGGTAATGTTGAATTTGTTTCAATTTTTGGAGGGATGCTCATGAGACCTCTAGATCTAACTGAGAAAAGAGGTAAGAAGGTAACGATATACTTCGAAGGGAAAGAGCTCGAAGCGTATGAAGGAGAGAAGCTTCCAGTAGCTCTTCTAGCCAACGAGATTTACTGGCTAACAACTTCAAATGAAGGGAGAAAGAGGGGAGCGTTTACCTTTGGTCCGGTGCCAATGACAGTTAACGGAGTTAAGGGCCTTGAGGCCAGGAGAATTAAGGTCAAGGATGGAATGAAGATAGAGAGGCAGGGATATTATGACTTCCATGAAGAGCCAGTTGTAGAGCCAGGGGAGATTGAGAGGGTAGTTGTAGATGTAGCAATCATAGGTGGGGGCCCCGCCGGGATTGGAGCAGCCCTCGAGCTTCAGCAGTATTTAACCGTAGCCCTAATAGAGGAGAGGGGATGGTTAGGGGGAGACATGTGGCTAAAGGGAATCAAACAGGAAGGATTCAACAAAGATAGTAGGAAAGTGGTAGAAGAACTTGTCGGAAAACTTAACGAAAACACAAAAATTTACCTCGAAACCTCGGCCCTAGGAGTCTTCGATAAGGGAGAATACTTCCTCGTTCCCGTAGTTAGAGGAGATAAATTAATTGAGATTTTGGCGAAGAGGGTAGTTCTAGCAACGGGGGCCATAGACAGCACAATGCTCTTCGAAAATAACGACATGCCTGGAGTCTTTAGAAGGGATTTTGCCCTTGAAGTTATGAACGTGTGGGAGGTAGCCCCAGGACGGAAAGTAGCAGTCACCGGAAGTAAGGCCGACGAGGTAATTCAAGAGCTTGAAAGATGGGGTATAGACTATGTACATATCCCGAACGTGAAGCGCGTTGAAGGAAATGAAAAAGTGGAGAGAGTTATAGACATGAACAACCATGAATACAAAGTTGATGCCTTAATATTTGCAGATGGAAGGAGGCCCGACATAAATCCAATCACTCAAGCGGGTGGAAAACTAAGATTTAGAAGAGGATACTATTCTCCAGTCCTCGATGAATATCACAGAATTAAAGATGGAATTTACGTTGCTGGAAGTGCTGTCTCGATAAAACCTCATTACGCCAATTATCTGGAAGGTAAACTCGTCGGAGCTTACATTCTTAAAGAATTCGGATACGATGCTCAGCCATGCATATATGAGGAGAAGCTCAGGGAGTACGAACCAGAAAGTTTATCCATTCCTAGGATCCCCTTGGATAAGTTTAACCTCGAAGATGTTCAAATATGTGGATGTGACGTCTCATTAAAGAAAGTTGATGAAGTCATAAGGAAAGGGATAACAGATCTGCAGATAATTAAGAGGTTAACTCACCTGGCCATGGGTTTCTGTCAGGGAAGGTACTGCCTGTTCAATGGGGCCGTGGTAGTTTCCCAAAGAACTGGAAAGAAGCTGAGCGAGATAGACTTGCCAGTAGCTAGGAGTCCTATAAAGAACGTCAAAATGGGAATTCTAGCTAGGAGGTGATTTCATGCTTCCAGAGAAGAGTGAAATAGTCGTGATTGGAGGGGGAATTGTTGGAGTCACAATAGCCCATGAACTTGCTAAGAGAGGAGAGGAAGTTACGGTTATAGAAAAGAGATTCATAGGTTCAGGCTCAACTTTCAGGTGCGGTACTGGAATAAGGCAACAATTCAATGATGAAGCTAACGTCAGGGTTATGAAGAGATCGGTAGAGCTTTGGAAGAAGTATTCTGAA
This Pyrococcus horikoshii OT3 DNA region includes the following protein-coding sequences:
- a CDS encoding FAD-dependent oxidoreductase — its product is MRPLDLTEKRGKKVTIYFEGKELEAYEGEKLPVALLANEIYWLTTSNEGRKRGAFTFGPVPMTVNGVKGLEARRIKVKDGMKIERQGYYDFHEEPVVEPGEIERVVVDVAIIGGGPAGIGAALELQQYLTVALIEERGWLGGDMWLKGIKQEGFNKDSRKVVEELVGKLNENTKIYLETSALGVFDKGEYFLVPVVRGDKLIEILAKRVVLATGAIDSTMLFENNDMPGVFRRDFALEVMNVWEVAPGRKVAVTGSKADEVIQELERWGIDYVHIPNVKRVEGNEKVERVIDMNNHEYKVDALIFADGRRPDINPITQAGGKLRFRRGYYSPVLDEYHRIKDGIYVAGSAVSIKPHYANYLEGKLVGAYILKEFGYDAQPCIYEEKLREYEPESLSIPRIPLDKFNLEDVQICGCDVSLKKVDEVIRKGITDLQIIKRLTHLAMGFCQGRYCLFNGAVVVSQRTGKKLSEIDLPVARSPIKNVKMGILARR